Part of the Echeneis naucrates chromosome 1, fEcheNa1.1, whole genome shotgun sequence genome, CACTGTTTTGCTTTCTACTGTGGTCATGTCTggaattttctcttttccattgTGATTACTCTTCGCAAACCTACCTGCGCTAATGTTTCCCAGACTGTTCTATCACATTGTGGAAACTGATGAAGTCAGCACCAAAATACTGATGGAGTTTAACAAAATGAACTTGCCTGGAGAAGTCACATTCCTGCCCTTGAGCAAACTAGATGTGAGGGACACCGCCTATCCAGAGACCAATGTAAGTGATGTACATAAAATGCATCCAGTGCTTTCCAAGTATTGAGTTGCAGCCTCGATAGTGAATGAAGTTATCTAACTCTGGTGATATGCACATAAAGCATATAtagtcattttaaaaacaaagcacttgCACTTGCCTCAACTATCAGCACCCTCAATTTATCCTAATTGTACCAGATCTTCATTTCACTGTTAACCATTCTTCAATGTTTGTGTGATGATATCGATTGTAGTATTTCCTACTTTGTTCATACCGACTTGTCTCAATACTCAAAGGATGCCATCCCGATGATCAGCAAACTCCGCTACAGCCCCAACTTTGACAAGGCCTTCAAGCACGTGTTTGGGAAGACTTTGATTTGTCGGAGCATGGAGGTTTCCACTCAGTTGGCCAGGGCTTTCACCATGGATTGTATAACACTGGAGGGTAAGCTGAGCAACTGGCAATACACCACTATTTAAACCGAACGGGACAGGTCAGTCCATGGCCAGAGCCATGGATTTGAACTCTGTAGTTGTCCTTAACCTCTTTTCCAGAGGTGCCATGCAAATGCCCGTTGTGAAAAATGTTAAGAACTGGACATGTACTTGTTTGAGTCATActattttgtccttttgttgATTTTAAGAGCTTTGGCTCTTAATAGCAAACTAAAGCAGGATCTGTGACATGCCTGATAACAGTTCTGCTATAGCCTTTTACTTATATcttgtaaacaaaacaaaaaatctcgGAACCTCCTAGGTGACCAGGTGAGCCACCGCGGAGCACTGACAGGAGGCTACTATGACACCAGAAAGTCTCGTCTGGAGCTGCAAAAAGAcatgagaaaggctgaggaagAGTTGGgtgagctggaagccaaactcaATGAGAACCTCCGTAGGAACATTGAACATATCCTTTTTAATAACATGAAgtgagacccccccccctttcagcAAGACAATGTTGCAAAAAATTTTGGTGTCATGCTCTACTGGAAAGGTGGAGCAATTTTTATCTTGAgatttgttttacagttttaagaAGTGCCTTTTTCACTTGCTGTGCTACAAACATGTTTGCGTTGTGAACTGCTGTGATATCTGGATTTTCACTTTgggtctttcttttctcttcaatCTTTCACTTCGTCATAATTACagatttttacataatttaaatattatttattagaGCAGATTGGGTTGAGTCATATTTGAATACTAGACAGTTGTCAGATGAGTGTACATCCTATGAGCTTTAACAGAGGATATTATTTCACTCTCTCAGAATATTTTGACTCTATGAACGCCAGTAAAAAAAGTAGATGAACATTGAGTGCTGCCCTCATTAAATACTGGTTGATGCCATGTTGCTGAGcctgtattttaaatgtgtcttaAATCTATCTTGGTTATGGAGATGCCTCAAAGCCAGCAGGAGGCTGACTCAGATGCAAGCAGGTCAAGAAAGATTAGTGAATATGATGTCATATCGGCCAGAGCCATGACTCACTGCTCAAGAGCCCATAGAGACAAAACAGGCGGATCAAAGAGGATTTGTGTTTGCGTGTATGGCATGTTTATAGATATAGTAACTTCCGGCCAGGTATGattatctgtgtgtttgcacaccTGTGTAATTGTGTATCGCTTCTCACTTGCAGGCAGTTGTGCGTATACAGGTTAATGTGTGCACCTGGCAGTTATGTGTATGAGTGAATAGGCAGGGGAAATGGATGGGTCAGTTGATGTCATGGCACTTGTCCTTCACTCCTGCAGTAGTGAGTCAGCGACCATGTCAATTATTTAAAAGCCTCTTGTCGCTCATTCTCCACCTCTGCCCTGTCGGTAAGCATGAGATTACGCAGATGCACTCACCTATCCCTTCTATTTTAGTTTGCCATCTCCTTTTTTCCATCAGCATCACATTGCAGTGGAGTTATTGAGTTTTTGCAATGACTATAATTGCTATGATTCTTCAGTTTGACAATGCGAAATTCACACAATTCAATTTTTATTCCCTGGAGTCGAAGTGTCCACTGATGTTGATGCAGGCTTTTCTTTAAAAAGCCATTTAAAACAGGCCCGGTAGAAACCTGATTTCAGCTGATCACTTTCAAGAAAATTTGATCTCTGTCTGCCCAGGGTAACAGACAGACCAGTCCTTTGAGTTCTTGTAGCCTTTGTAAATCTGGAGATTGATTTTGATTATTGAGTACCATGAAACCTTAAAGGATCCGAAATGTATTTGAAAGCCTGGGAGATCAATAAACCTGTGTAGTAAATTTAATGATGAGTATGTGCAGCACTTCTGAATCCTGGGCCCTGGGGATGTGCTCCAGAAAGTGGGTCTAATGAAAGCAGGTCTAACCCTGAAGCCACAGACACTGACTGTGGTCTATGAGCAGTGATtactcatgttgtgttttttttttttaatttattctgatGAACAGATTTCTTTTCTCAGGATTCATTAGGTCAAAGGTAAATCAACAAGGGTAATGTGGTCAACTGATTTATCAACTCAACTTGAAAATAGTTTTTAGGTATTTTAGACTGATCATTGAAAGAAACTCAAAATTTCATCCAATAAGACCATTATACTTCCTTAACGGCTGCCCCCACGTATCAACAATGAGATTGACCAACTGATGAACCAGATGCAGCAGattgaaacacagcagaggaagTTTAAGGCATCTAGAGATAGTATACTGTCAGAGATGAAGATGCTAAAGGAGAAGAGGCAGCAGTCAGAGAAGACTTTTATGCCCAAGGTAAGCTGACAATGACAATAATTTAAACACATAGAGGTGCCCCAGGACCATGGTCATTAAGGCCTGACTtaagagatcttttttttttttttttcccctcttcttcttttattccaCTCATAAAAGATTTATGTCCAGCTTGCTCCGCCCCTGCAAGTCTGTGCAATCTGCtgatgtcttttgtttttacatctgCTTCCTTTTTAGCAACGCAGTCTCCAAAGTCTGGAGGCCAGTCTCCATGCCATGGAGTCCACTAGGGAGTCACTGAAGGCAGAGCTGGGTACAGACCTGCTTTCTCAGCTTAGCCTGGAGGACCAGAGGCGTGTTGATGACCTCAATGATGAGATCCGTCAGCTCCAGCAGGTCAGGGGGTTGATGGGACATGGATGTAGGTTCTGTGGCTCACATTGTTACATTTGGAAATTAACTGACTGGCCCACCTCATGAAAGTGATGTCTCGGCAATGCAGTGAAGGACTTTCTTTAATTTGGCAGAATCATTCACTTGCACTCTAAGCTGATTTGACTTGAATTGATAAGACTTTTTAGTGGTCAAATGTCCTGCTAACCTGACAAAACGTAGTTTGGTCTTGTGAACACAGTATTTTAACTTTAATACAGCCACCCTAGAGCCTTCAAGTTACCATATTGTTTGAGATGTAGAAAAAGTACAACTATCAAAATAGTCATGTTTATAATGTAGTccatttagaaaacattttattctaaTCAGCAGTGAATGTTGTCACATTAGGCCAGGAAAGGTAAGATTGCAAAGGCAGAAAGTATAAAAACTGGGCTTTATATAAATAATTGCCAACATGTCTCACCTTTCTGAGCTGTTAAAGgaaatgggttttttttcttcttctactaacacacacaagatAAAACTGTGCTCGTAGATATTGATTAGCTGGATTCCTCTAATTACTTGTTAATGTgcacttgtttttaaaaaaaaaaaaaacaggaccaaccttgttgtgttgtttgttgatAATATTCCCAACCACAGGACAACAGACAGTTGCTGAATGAGAGGATCAAGCTGGAAGGCATCATGACGAGAGTGGAAACCTATCTCAATGAGAACTTACGGAAACGCCTTGACCAAGTAGAGCAGGTGAGTTGTCACCATAGAAACATAGTGAATAAGTATGCCACGATTTTTATATTGCATAATAcaagaataaatgtttttctttttttaatgaataaagtTGTAAATTACAAATAGTTGCTTGCATAACCAGaaagttcagtttgtatttgcAGTTGTTAGTCGACACAGTTactgaaatgtgttgaatttGTGGTCTGGAGAGTCTCTGACTCAGTCCTTTGATTTATACAAGTCAGAAAAGGGGCATTATTATTTGCATAACCCTCTTTTTTGATGTGGCCTGATTTGCAATGACACAGGAGCTAAATGAGCTGCGAGAGACTGAAGGAGGCACAGTGCTCACGGCCACAACATCTGAGCTGGATGGCATCAACAAACGTGTGAAAGAGACTTTGGCTCGATCAGAAGGTACACAAAGTCCTAAAGATGCAAAAGAAAGGTGGTGGTAGTGTGTTAGTTTCCAGTGACATTTTAATAAgtaacataaacacaaatgtgttattgcgttattaaaaaaaaaaaaaaaaaaaaaaaaaaagatacgtCGGtctgttgaaaaaaataaggagatgtttattttaacttaaatacTCAAATTTTGGTGGAGCTTAGCTGAGAACAGtgaatgatttttaaaatggacAGGGTTTTTCTTAGAACAGAGTCCCTGTCTTAAGTCTGGTTATTACAGTGCTGGGCTGTGGGCTCATATCTGTCAAAAATAATCACATGCAACATTTCCCACGCTGGTCTGGAGCAAAACCCTGCTGTCGTGCTTACGGTCATTGGATCACTAAAAGACTGTGTGACATCTGACTTTGTATTCTAGTGTTCtgtggctttttattttattattcttttaatttatttatttatttttttttattttagtctgcACTGGACTGCATCATGCAATCTGGACAGAATTTCAGATTTCATACCAGATCAACATATGGACACATTTACACTAACTAAACATAAAATGTTACAGAACatgtgagaagagaaaaatgtgatggCACAGTCTGCCTGCACAGTTGTTTAAATATTCTGGTGGATCTGTGACTCATATGAGGTTGATAGAGGACGTCGTCAGTAATCACTTGttcctttttgctttgataACTGTCACTAACTTATTAAAGACATACATAGTGTGCCCTTATTCCTAAGTATGTATTATTTCCTCCTGTGTTTTAGTTTTCTAGTCATGATTCAGTCAAGAATCTCACTTTGAACAAACTGTGAGAAATAGCCTCTATTTACGGGCTGGTTGATAAAGGTAGGAAAGCCAAATGGAGTAATTGTGtctaataacttttttttttttttttttaaggttttaatAGCCTTAGAAACTAACTTTGACAGAGTGACCATTTTCACAACCAAGCACTTTGTGAACTGCATCAGTCAGCCTCTTTAAACCTCCCTCATTACCTCCTTCATTGTGTTCCCCAGATCTGGATTCTCTGATTGacaagacagaggcagagatcAAGGACCATATAAAGAGCATGGAGCGCTGGAAGAACATTGAGAAAGAGCAGAATGATGCCATCAACCATGACACCAAGGAACTGGAGAAAATGACCAACAGACAGGGCAtgctgctgaagaagaaagaagagtgCATGAAGAAGATCAGAGAGCTCGGCTCACTGCCTCAAGAAGCATTTGAGAAGTACCAGACCCTCACACTTAAACAGgtgtgtaaacacacagacactgccTATTGATGATGCACGTGGGTTTCTGCACTGTTACAATATTAGTGTTTAATGTGGATTTATATATTAGAGTCAGTTAGTGTCCTTATTCATTTTAGAAGTACAAAACTACTTTGacttttttccatccatccatcttctgccacttttcCGTTATTGGGGCgtgaggggtgctggagccaatcccagccaacgttctgggcaAGAGGTGGggtacacctttttttttttttttccctccttggCCATTAGGGAGGAGATGGATTAAGACCAGACCatccagtctctggtctagtctagattgttgttgattttatagccaaatatttttattaaatcctCGTTTTATGCTAAACGTCAGCCCTTTGATTCGTATTATAGCCCACAGCCGCCATTTCCTGAGATCCGAATCATTAAGAAACTGGTGAAAAGCTAgatctgcttgttttttcttcgAGTTGCTACAAAAAGGCACACTACAACTGATGTGACTCTGAGGAGCTGTGTTTGTTACCGGTGAATTCATGCCCGCcgtcatgttttgtttatgttttgttatgttttgttatgTTAATTGTTTATCCCTAAAAGGGTCCATTGTGGATGTTAAACCCGTTGCGGCATTCAGGTACAGGTCTGAAGTGCTATGAAGGGAAGTTGCGTGATAGCAGAAGTGAGGATGTGTTCAACTTCTTCTGTGTATCCTATGTTACTGCCTGAAACACATTTTGGATCTATTTGGggttagcacacacacacacacacacacacacgcacgaaTGTGCACACACGAGATAGGTTTATTTCGCTTAAGGAATAACCCTCAAGGCCATGACATCACCCACTTGCCAGTGACTCAGACAGTAGTTAGTGCTCGGTCTGGTTTCCCCCCCAGCCAAATGCATCTACGAGCTTAGTATGTGAGTTGAGTGGTCTTGGCTGCATCTTTCCTAAGTGTCTGAGTAtgtaaattgtgtgtgtttctgtatgcaTGTCCTCATCCCTCTTTGACAATGCTGAAAATAGCCTCACATTTTCTCAACCACACTCACATAGTTAGTCTTTTTCCACAGGATGCTGCCTAGGGTAAGATGGTGCTGTTGATTGCAGAAGTGGATGAGAGAACCAATTATGAATGGCTCTTGTGCATGTTCCCTCCATAATTGGTGATTCAAACGGATAAATTTATGGTTTGAGAGTTTAGAGAATGTGTTTCGCATTTGAGATAGACTAAACAAGTTGTTATTTAATGAGGTAATGCTATCTTTAGAAATTAATAGACTGTGTAAAAGCACTTTAAAATACTTTGTCATAATGGGTCTGAATTTATGTCTTTTGATGTGTATGTGAATGCAAAATTCGAAAAAGTGATAATCATACAAATTTGTTAAGAGGCTGCTTACAGTTAATTAAATGACAAGTTAAACTGCAGATTTGCTTTCACTATCATACCCTTGCACATCTTTATGCCTCATCTGTGATGTGAAAGCATCAGATTTCCAAAGAGTTTGGGACTTTGTTGAGATTGCTGCcttccattttgttgttttgcaacATCAATGTGAAATTAACTTAGTTTTAAACATTAACAGACAAATTATATTATCTAGATGGAATTTCTGAAACATGGGTTAAACTGGCTCTCTTTGTTTAATGGAATAGCCAGCAACCTCATTgcctggaaaaataaaacaccaaaaaaataaagtcttaTTAACATGGGTAAGAGTGGAATAAAAGAACCTGCCTTTCCTCCCCAACAGTTGTTCCGAAAACTAGAGCAGTGCAACACGGAGCTTAAGAAGTACAGTCACGTCAACAAGAAAGCTCTGGACCAGTTTGTCAACTTCTCTGAGCAGAAGGAAAAACTTATCAAGCGTCAGGATGAGCTGGACCGTGGCTACAAATCCATCATGGAGCTCATGAATGTCCTGGAACTGCGCAAATATGAGGCCATTCAGCTGACCTTCAAACAGGTCAGTAGCATTAAGTCAGACATAGCTAAAacatcagtgacatcatgtAGCCTGTGCTTAAGTCGAAGAGATCGGGTAAGACATTGACAGTAGTTATGTTCTCTTTATGTTGACTGTAttcttgaaaatgtttcttAGACATAGCAAAATTGTGTGTTAATGATTTAGCAATATAACCTGAAAATATACGTTTGGGAGTTAAACTAAGAGTCATTGGTCCAACATAAATGTGAATTTATGGTTTTCCTTGTCATACTAATAAAGAAACATCCTCTGAACATCTGAATATTCATTAAAACCTTAAATGGTTTAGCAGGTAACTCTACTGGAGTTATACAAACTATGGGCCTTCATTTAATGAGGGCCAACAAACCCCTTAAATCAACCTTTTCCCAACAGGACAAACATGACTGGCAtagaaatatcaaaacattgCTCTTTTAAGCAATATTCTAATAGTATTAATGTGCTATTTCTTTAGTTTTTGGACAATCTGACTAATTGTTTCACTTAgtatttaacaacaaaaacatttaattaatttcaacatttcaattgAACCTCACATTATCTGTTCTAATTTGGCATATATTCACTTTTTACCTACTCTTGCctcatttcttcctcctcaggtgTCAAAGAACTTCAGTGAGGTTTTCCAAAAGTTGGTACCAGGTGGCAAAGCTACACTAGTGATGAAGAAAGGTGATGCTGAAGGCAGCCAATCACAGGATGAGGGCGAGGGCGGTGCAGACAGCGAGAGGGGCTCAGGCTCACAAAGCAGCGTTCCTTCAGTCGACCAGTTCACTGGAGTTGGCATCAGGGTCGGTATAAGGTTTCATATTCATGTCATGTATTTTTACCACAAATATATTCCCTTCTCCAATATTGAACAATTCAgtatatatattcacatttgTTGGATTTTTCACCTCAATCAATCATATTTATATACTAAGAGATAGTATAGTCTGAATAATTCCCAGACAACAAAACCAATCAGTAATTTTGCTCATCTGTTGGCACATTTGTCTTCTCAAAACAGAGAATCTGAAAAAGTCAGTCATTTAACCAAAAATAGCAACTTTTGCTCTGTTTCCAATTTGTGTGCAATTTGACCACCTAAACCTTGTCTTTGTGTCCTGAAGGTGTCTTTCACAGGGAAGCAGGGGGAGATGAGAGAGATGCAGCAGCTGTCTGGAGGTCAAAAATCTCTTGTGGCTTTGGCACTGATATTTGCCATCCAGAAGTGTGACCCTGCCCCTTTCTACTTGTTTGATGAGATTGACCAGGCCCTCGATGCCCAACACAGAAAGGCTGTCTCAGGTAAAGTCTTTCCAGAAATGTATGAGAAGAAGCAAAGGAAATAGAAGCTTCTACATTTTAATACAGGCTCTACTTTGTTGTTCTTACATCATGTCTCACAGGTGATTTAAAATTCATTGTTGGATTCATTTAGGATGCATTTGCGATGGGAAATCTTTTTGTTCATCACTAAATTGTGGTTTCCATTCTTTGTGACAAAATGATGACTCAACTTTTGATCCTTCTCTGTTAATTTCAGACATGATAGTGGAGCTTGCAGGCCATGCCCAGTTCATCACCACTACATTCAGGCCTGAGCTGCTCGAGTCTGCTGACAAATTCTATGGTGTGAAGTTCAGAAACAAGGTGAGTTTTCGACTGAAAGGCAGGAAGTGTTTGACTTTGTAATGCCTCCATGCAAGCGACAGCAGTATATTTTTGCGTTGTCAATCCCACTCTTGTAAAAGTGATATGTCAATAATGCCCtgagggatttttttcccctgatttGGTTAAAACATTCTTTCATTAATTAAACCTGCTTGTACCTGCTGACTTTGGGCTAAAAATGATATTAAAAGACTGAAACACTGCGAAGGTACACTGTCTGCCTTTCACCATGTTTTGAcgaacacaaaacaaacccacGTTGCTTgtgagaaacacagctggggACACTGCTGCTGTTACAACAGCTAATGTGAGTTAAATTAGCCACAGGGAGTGACCATACTGCATGATCACATTGAGCGAATGACGAGGAGCATTTCTACCACAAcctgacatgaaaataattattgttttatctTGGTAACATAACACATGGTGTTAATAGTAAAAGACGATTCTGGTCATTACTATACGCTGTAACTTAGgaagagaaaatatatataaaataaatcaataagcCATATCTCTGAGTCAGTTCTGCATAAAACCATATATTTGGGTCAGCAGGGGGGACCGGCCTTATGGTTGAGAAAAAGACAGTAGACTGAGCTTCCAACCAGCCGTTCTGTCTttgaacaaagaaacaaatgtgcGTACATGTggaataaatacaaatgtgttAATGCCTGTTTCATGAACAGAGCAACAACCACAATGTTCTGCCAATCATGTGATTATTTGTTTACCTTATTTCTGTTACCAATTCTGTTGAGTCTCCCATCATTGGTCAGATTGTTTTCATGAGGAAATGCCCCCTTTGAATTTTTTGGTTTCATAACTTAAATGACCTCCTTAGGCAGAATGTCTCAATAGAGGCATTGAATGCTCATTAATTGTGCATGTCTCTGTATTGTTAGGTGAGTCACATTGATGTGATCACAGCGGAGCAGGCCAAAGACTTTGTGGAGGATGACACCACCCATGGTTAAAAGTCCTCTTCGCTTCacccgtctcctcctcctccaaaccACAAGGACACTGCTTAGCCTGAAGCCTTTCGCAACAAGGTTCAAAGACATAACTTCCTCAGTCCATCGGCcattttttgttcttgtgttaaAAGTTAAACTTAGTTTCTCTACTAGTGGTTATTTAATTGGGTATATGTTTATTGTCAAGGTTTTACATAATTTCATGCTCATAAAGCTCCAAATGTGGatgaaatgtattaaaattCTGCAGTTAGGAGATATTTGTGATGCCACATTTTTCCATATTGCAATGCTACTGTGTGGATATGTCCCAGAAGTGCAGTTccttttgcttaaaaaaaaaaaacaacaactttattttaagaAGAGGTCCTGAGGAGAGCACCAGTTACTTTTAGTCTTACTGAATTTATCAAACAAACAATAGAGATGAGCTGACAGTAGTTTATCTTCCAGATGATATAACAAGCCAGAGATGCTCTTTAAGGTAACAAGCCCTCTGAACTTTTTCATAAAACAAATCACCTTGTgtacagtaaaacatttttgatatgGCTTAGATGAAGGTTGTTGCTGAAACCTTTAAAGTTCACTGGAGATGGGTCTTGAGGTGATTATTGAGGAGCAGGGGGTAGTGTAAGGTTTCTGTAATGTATACTCTTTGTACTCATGAAACAATGCTAACCTCTTATAACCAGCCATGTGGCTTAAAATGTTTCAATGGTTGTTCGTATATTgtgtaatttcctgtttttaggACATTCAAATATATGAAAGGTTTAATTCCAAATACTAGATATCCATTTTGGA contains:
- the smc3 gene encoding structural maintenance of chromosomes protein 3, whose product is MYIKQVIIQGFRSYRDQTVVDPFSPKHNVIVGRNGSGKSNFFYAIQFVLSDEFSHLRPEQRLALLHEGTGPRVISAFVEIIFDNSDNRLPIDKEEVSLRRVIGAKKDQYFLDKKMVTKNDVMNLLESAGFSRSNPYYIVKQGKINQMATAPDSQRLKLLREVAGTRVYDERKEESISLMKETEGKREKINELLKYIEERLHTLEDEKEELAQYQKWDKMRRALEYTIYNQELNETRAKLDELSTKRETCGDKSRQLRDAQQDARDKVEETERVVRELKSKISAMKEEREQLSAERQEQIKQRTKLELKAKDLQDELAGNSEQRKRLLKERQKLLEKIEEKQKELQETEPKFNMVKEKEERGISRLAQATQERTDLYAKQGRGSQFTSKEERDKWIKKELKSLDQAINDKKRQIAAIHKDLEDTETNKEKNLEQYNKLDQDLNEVKTRVEELDKKYYEVKNRKDELQSERNYLWREENAEQQALAAKREDLEKKQQLLRAATGKAILNGIDSINKVLEHFRRKGINQHVINGYHGIVMNNFECEPAFYTCVEVTAGTRLFYHIVETDEVSTKILMEFNKMNLPGEVTFLPLSKLDVRDTAYPETNDAIPMISKLRYSPNFDKAFKHVFGKTLICRSMEVSTQLARAFTMDCITLEGDQVSHRGALTGGYYDTRKSRLELQKDMRKAEEELGELEAKLNENLRRNIERINNEIDQLMNQMQQIETQQRKFKASRDSILSEMKMLKEKRQQSEKTFMPKQRSLQSLEASLHAMESTRESLKAELGTDLLSQLSLEDQRRVDDLNDEIRQLQQDNRQLLNERIKLEGIMTRVETYLNENLRKRLDQVEQELNELRETEGGTVLTATTSELDGINKRVKETLARSEDLDSLIDKTEAEIKDHIKSMERWKNIEKEQNDAINHDTKELEKMTNRQGMLLKKKEECMKKIRELGSLPQEAFEKYQTLTLKQLFRKLEQCNTELKKYSHVNKKALDQFVNFSEQKEKLIKRQDELDRGYKSIMELMNVLELRKYEAIQLTFKQVSKNFSEVFQKLVPGGKATLVMKKGDAEGSQSQDEGEGGADSERGSGSQSSVPSVDQFTGVGIRVSFTGKQGEMREMQQLSGGQKSLVALALIFAIQKCDPAPFYLFDEIDQALDAQHRKAVSDMIVELAGHAQFITTTFRPELLESADKFYGVKFRNKVSHIDVITAEQAKDFVEDDTTHG